The Streptomyces sp. Je 1-332 genome has a window encoding:
- a CDS encoding alpha-L-fucosidase produces MTVSRRLFVTAAVTTAVAASSSSLALAAPGPTGASVTPEPPYRIPISPKDTPDEVVTKATQVRPTERQIAWQRLEQTAFLHFGVNTFTGLEWGTGDEDPDVFQPSELDTDQWARALRDGGFKLAILTVKHHDGFVLYPSRYTKHSVVSSSWQDGKGDVLRSFADSLRRYGLKVGVYISPADENQYLHGVYANGSARSRRTIPTPVGGDDRADAAAVRSFTLDATDYGAHMLNQLYEVLTEYGPVDEVWFDGAQGRIPPEKVETYDWDSWYAVIRALAPNATVAVRGPDVRWVGNEGGLARENEWSVVPVKDSGNGSVDYALKYDAPDQGSREALADARAVAQYVQWWPAECDVSIRPGWFYHEDEQPKSVEQLTDIWFRSVGRNSVLLLNMPPDKRGLLPEADVARLREFHERIGRELPEDFARGARVRGDGRRPTHAVDGDPDTAWACPAPSRGTLTVDLGKAREVDRIRLGEDIRRGQHLEHAVIEARISGGSGWTLVTEVNTVGASRVLTLATPIRAREWRLRVTGSRGAVRLAEFGLYRSRV; encoded by the coding sequence ATGACTGTCAGCAGACGCCTCTTCGTGACCGCCGCCGTCACGACGGCGGTCGCCGCGTCGAGCAGCTCCCTCGCGCTCGCGGCGCCGGGCCCCACCGGGGCCTCCGTAACTCCTGAGCCGCCCTACCGCATCCCGATCAGCCCCAAGGACACGCCGGACGAAGTCGTCACCAAGGCAACCCAAGTCCGCCCGACGGAACGCCAGATCGCCTGGCAACGCCTGGAGCAGACCGCCTTCCTGCACTTCGGGGTGAACACCTTCACCGGCCTCGAATGGGGCACCGGCGACGAGGACCCCGACGTCTTCCAACCGTCGGAACTCGACACCGACCAGTGGGCGCGGGCCCTGCGCGACGGCGGATTCAAGCTCGCCATCCTCACGGTCAAGCATCACGACGGCTTCGTGCTCTATCCGTCCCGCTACACCAAGCACAGTGTGGTGAGCAGCAGTTGGCAGGACGGAAAGGGCGACGTGCTGCGCTCGTTCGCCGACTCGCTGCGCCGGTACGGGCTCAAGGTGGGCGTCTACATCTCGCCCGCCGACGAGAACCAGTACTTGCACGGCGTCTACGCCAACGGCAGCGCGCGCTCGCGGCGCACCATTCCCACGCCGGTCGGGGGCGACGACAGGGCGGACGCCGCGGCCGTACGGTCGTTCACGCTGGACGCGACCGACTACGGGGCGCACATGCTCAACCAGCTGTACGAGGTGCTCACCGAGTACGGGCCCGTCGACGAGGTGTGGTTCGACGGAGCGCAGGGGCGGATCCCACCGGAGAAGGTCGAGACGTACGACTGGGACAGCTGGTACGCGGTCATTCGTGCCCTGGCCCCGAACGCCACGGTCGCCGTACGCGGCCCCGACGTGCGGTGGGTGGGTAACGAGGGCGGGCTCGCGCGCGAGAACGAGTGGAGCGTCGTCCCCGTCAAGGACTCGGGGAACGGCAGCGTCGACTACGCCCTGAAGTACGACGCGCCCGACCAGGGAAGCCGGGAGGCACTCGCGGATGCGAGGGCGGTCGCCCAGTACGTGCAGTGGTGGCCGGCGGAGTGTGACGTCTCGATCAGGCCCGGCTGGTTCTACCACGAGGACGAACAGCCCAAGTCCGTCGAGCAGTTGACGGACATCTGGTTCCGCTCGGTGGGCCGCAACTCCGTGCTGCTCCTGAACATGCCGCCGGACAAGAGGGGCCTGCTCCCGGAGGCGGACGTGGCACGGCTGCGGGAGTTCCACGAGCGGATCGGGCGCGAACTGCCCGAGGACTTCGCGCGGGGTGCACGGGTCCGCGGCGACGGCCGCCGCCCAACGCACGCGGTCGACGGTGACCCGGACACGGCGTGGGCGTGCCCGGCCCCCTCCCGGGGGACGCTCACGGTCGACCTCGGCAAGGCACGCGAGGTCGACCGGATCCGGCTGGGGGAGGACATCCGGCGTGGACAGCACCTGGAGCACGCGGTGATCGAGGCGCGGATCTCCGGCGGGTCCGGATGGACTCTCGTGACGGAGGTGAACACGGTGGGCGCAAGCCGGGTCCTGACGCTGGCGACACCGATCCGGGCACGGGAGTGGCGGCTTCGGGTGACGGGGTCGCGCGGGGCGGTACGCCTTGCGGAGTTCGGCCTCTACCGGTCGCGGGTGTAG